From one Perca fluviatilis chromosome 10, GENO_Pfluv_1.0, whole genome shotgun sequence genomic stretch:
- the LOC120566486 gene encoding MAP3K epsilon protein kinase 1-like: MGAEQSTLAQNGYVLQKETESGSVYTKGDDTFLIKKIILDQTTGKADPALTSEIEILKTTSHPHIVNSKNSFKDKDEKTNYVVMDYCQGGSLAAKITEMSDSPKEFEVLSWIVEICMALRIIHEKGLLHKHLTPENILLTEFGIVCLDGFGKIHENSKNPAANPMEKINYLPPEVFVNGTYDAKSDIWSVGCILYELCTRQLAFSAETTIKMMPKIINGPYPSLTEPFSPELCELLNDILNKDPQSRPTASEILERPFIVNCLSEKCKTTVKELQTKLDKLREVADGLERVHEGTTIGSLAGGVIGAVGGITSIVGLVLAPFTLGASLIVTGVGVGVSVAGGVTAGASNITNMVNQSSDRKAVRSIIKELEQKVIAVTTWLQEIGCESVDITDNENSELNEDNVLRLGCRAAKCLGGISEAVRLGRVLTIGKTVAQTSRVVRVAEVATGVFSGLFVAVDGFFIAMDAKELHHIRQAKAIEEKGRDVSDKSDKSEAQNQPSQNTTPIRSEIMKFVHSIRQAADQLQKILDELKSSINVTQGLH, from the exons atgggGGCAGAGCAGAGCACCCTGGCACAGAATGGCTATGTCCtacaaaaagaaacagaaagtgGTTCTGTTTACACAAAGGGAGATGACACATTTCTCATTAAAAAGATCATTTTAGATCAG ACTACCGGAAAGGCTGATCCAGCATTAACTTCAGAGATAGAAATCCTCAAGACAACAAGCCATCCTCACATTGTGAACAGCAAAAACTCTTTCAAAG ATAAAGATGAGAAGACTAACTATGTTGTGATGGACTACTGTCAGGGAGGGAGCCTTGCTGCAAAGATCACAGAGATGAGTGACTCTCCGAAGGAGTTTGAG GTACTGAGCTGGATTGTTGAGATCTGTATGGCTTTGAGAATCATTCATGAAAAAGGCTTGCTTCACAAACATCTGACACCAGAG aaCATACTCCTCACAGAATTTGGTATAGTGTGCCTGGACGGATTTGGAAAAATCCATGAAAA TTCAAAAAACCCTGCAGCAAATccaatggaaaaaataaattatctGCCACCGGAAGTCTTCGTAAATGGGACCTATGATGCTAAAAG TGACATTTGGTCAGTGGGTTGCATACTCTATGAGCTCTGTACTCGACAATTGGCA ttCTCAGCAGAGACTACGATCAAGATGATGCCCAAGATAATTAATGGTCCTTACCCATCTCTCACAGAGCCATTTTCACCAGAGCTTTGTGAACTATTGAAtgatatattaaataaagacCCTCAATCAAGACCAACAGCCAGTGAGATCCTGGAGCGTCCTTTTATTGTAAACTGTCTCTCAGAAAAG TGCAAAACAACTGTGAAGGAACTCCAGACCAAGCTGGACAAGCTAAGGGAAGTGGCTGACGGTTTGGAACGTGTGCATGAAGGCACCACCATCGGCAGTCTGGCAGGTGGAGTGATTGGAGCGGTGGGAGGGATTACATCCATAGTGGGCCTTGTACTGGCTCCCTTCACTTTGGGAGCCTCTCTTATTGTCACTGGGGTTGGAGTAGGAGTGAGTGTGGCTGGTGGGGTCACTGCTGGTGCCTCGAATATCACTAATATGGTCAACCAGTCTTCTGATCGCAAAGCTGTTCGAAGCATCATAAAAGAGCTTGAACAGAAAGTTATTGCAGTTACCACCTGGCTCCAGGAGATTGGATGTGAATCAGTTGACATAACTGACAATGAGAATAGTGAGTTAAATGAAGACAACGTGTTACGGCTTGGCTGCAGGGCAGCGAAGTGCCTGGGTGGCATTTCTGAAGCGGTGCGACTAGGTAGAGTGCTGACCATTGGCAAAACTGTAGCACAAACATCCAGGGTAGTACGCGTGGCAGAGGTAGCAACAGGTGTGTTCTCTGGCTTATTTGTGGCAGTGGATGGTTTCTTTATTGCCATGGATGCAAAAGAGTTACACCACATCAGACAGGCAAAGGCAATAGAGGAAAAAGGTAGAGATGTGTCTGACAAGTCTGACAAATCAGAGGCACAGAACCAGCCTTCCCAAAATACCACTCCAATCAGATCTGAGATCATGAAATTTGTTCATTCAATCAGGCAGGCAGCTGACCAGTTGCAGAAAATCTTGGATGAGCTGAAAAGCAGCATCAATGTAACCCAAGGGTTACATTAA